A stretch of the Thiomicrospira pelophila DSM 1534 genome encodes the following:
- a CDS encoding GGDEF domain-containing protein, translating to MNAHSQPLGSLLRKRVIFAFIISLIVSLSVTGLISFGLIFYLLGDAASFEAVVNYQVSIFIIPLFLIVFVMLFFLISNALIRPFIREHLVRPLRSLSSEINIMRFDDVSKMVPKNYKVYEVEKIYHALETHIQDFHSMYDKFDALMLTEHKTGLLRRAHLHESLRHEVFLAQRFKRIFSIVIVKIKQLKDPSHTADETVQSFTQQLKSSTRNIDMLFYISDRLFILVAPQTGCEEVNILASELANRIQKSHRNEQDFSCQFEIGCATYGEAQGITPNELLHSAMRDLHQIMPSVQKNLS from the coding sequence ATGAATGCACATTCTCAGCCGTTGGGTTCGTTGCTACGAAAACGCGTTATTTTCGCTTTTATTATCTCGTTGATCGTGTCTTTGAGCGTGACGGGACTGATTTCCTTTGGCTTGATTTTTTATCTGCTAGGAGATGCCGCAAGCTTTGAGGCGGTGGTCAATTATCAAGTGTCTATTTTTATTATCCCGTTGTTTCTTATCGTGTTTGTCATGCTGTTCTTTTTGATTTCTAATGCCTTAATTCGTCCGTTTATACGTGAACACTTGGTGCGTCCCTTGCGGAGTTTGAGCTCTGAAATCAACATCATGCGATTTGATGATGTTTCTAAAATGGTCCCTAAAAATTACAAAGTCTATGAAGTTGAAAAAATCTATCATGCTCTCGAAACACATATTCAAGATTTTCATAGTATGTATGATAAGTTTGATGCGCTGATGTTGACCGAACACAAAACCGGTTTGTTACGTCGGGCGCATTTGCATGAGTCTTTACGCCATGAAGTGTTTTTGGCACAACGCTTTAAACGTATTTTTTCGATCGTGATCGTTAAAATCAAACAGCTTAAAGATCCAAGTCACACGGCAGACGAAACTGTTCAGTCTTTTACGCAACAATTAAAATCCAGTACCCGAAATATAGACATGCTTTTTTACATTAGTGATCGTTTGTTTATATTGGTAGCGCCTCAAACCGGTTGCGAAGAAGTCAATATCTTGGCATCTGAACTGGCTAACAGGATTCAGAAATCACACCGTAACGAGCAAGATTTTAGCTGTCAATTTGAAATTGGGTGTGCCACTTATGGAGAAGCCCAAGGCATCACACCTAATGAGTTATTACATTCGGCGATGAGAGATCTCCATCAAATTATGCCTTCGGTGCAAAAGAATTTAAGCTGA
- a CDS encoding FGGY-family carbohydrate kinase, with translation MKNAIYDNLILGIDLGTSGIRAAIVRDQTQIHQFNVTLPFPERKDRQSEQNPSAWLNAFNDLLDQINQAGYTPYINQVIADATSSTVLLSNTQGRTLCNALMYDDSRAQIKAEIVQKHAPKNSAAQGANSSLSKALWLADHHPHTAQIQHQIDWVNFQLCGLLGVTDENNALKLGYDSIQQAWPDWVKDLCPFELPNVVPAGTLIGQVTEQLVKRWNFKQNCQVFAGTTDSIAAFLASGANQLGDAVTALGSTLAIKQLSDTPLFTAEYGIYSHKLKNKWLVGGASNAGGAVLLAHFSLDQLEQLIPQLNLQKPTGLACYPLNQPGERFPIADPNLQPIIPKTHTDIQLLQALIEGLVSVESLAYRKLKSLGAPKLNRLYAVGGGTHNQAWCQLRALRLPATIAKPISQSAAFGVTCLINPTTIQGNTL, from the coding sequence ATGAAAAATGCCATTTATGACAATTTAATACTCGGTATTGACCTGGGTACCAGTGGTATTCGGGCAGCGATCGTGCGCGACCAGACTCAAATCCACCAATTTAATGTAACGCTTCCCTTTCCAGAACGTAAAGACAGGCAAAGTGAGCAAAATCCATCGGCTTGGCTAAACGCCTTTAACGACTTGCTTGACCAGATCAATCAAGCGGGCTACACACCATATATAAATCAAGTCATTGCCGATGCGACCTCTTCCACCGTACTATTAAGCAATACACAAGGACGAACCCTATGCAATGCCTTGATGTACGACGACAGCCGAGCGCAAATTAAAGCTGAAATCGTTCAAAAACACGCGCCCAAAAACTCGGCTGCACAGGGTGCCAATAGCAGCTTGAGTAAAGCATTATGGTTGGCCGATCATCATCCTCATACAGCACAAATTCAACACCAAATTGATTGGGTCAACTTCCAACTGTGCGGTCTGCTCGGTGTCACCGATGAAAATAATGCGCTAAAACTTGGCTATGACTCCATTCAACAAGCTTGGCCGGATTGGGTGAAGGATTTGTGTCCATTTGAGTTACCAAACGTTGTACCCGCCGGTACACTCATCGGCCAAGTCACGGAACAACTGGTTAAACGCTGGAACTTCAAGCAAAATTGTCAGGTGTTTGCTGGCACGACAGACAGCATCGCGGCCTTTTTGGCCTCGGGTGCCAATCAACTTGGCGACGCGGTCACTGCACTGGGTTCAACACTGGCCATTAAACAATTGTCGGATACGCCTTTATTTACGGCGGAATATGGCATTTACAGCCACAAACTAAAAAATAAATGGTTAGTTGGCGGCGCATCCAATGCCGGCGGCGCGGTATTATTAGCGCATTTTAGTTTAGACCAGTTAGAACAACTAATTCCACAGTTAAACCTACAAAAACCAACCGGTTTAGCCTGCTATCCACTCAACCAACCGGGCGAGCGTTTTCCAATTGCAGACCCCAATTTACAACCCATCATCCCCAAAACCCATACCGACATACAACTTTTACAGGCTTTAATAGAAGGCCTAGTCTCAGTCGAATCCCTGGCCTATCGCAAGCTCAAATCACTCGGCGCACCGAAGCTCAACCGACTCTATGCGGTGGGCGGTGGCACACACAACCAGGCCTGGTGCCAGTTGCGCGCTTTAAGATTGCCCGCTACAATCGCTAAACCAATTTCACAGTCGGCCGCTTTTGGCGTGACCTGTTTGATTAACCCTACTACCATTCAAGGAAACACACTATGA
- a CDS encoding HopJ type III effector protein, producing MTLEDLIAALNRHPVDFKQVMDVIDSEYNFTPTAFKNGELLNEADTNNGSCKIFAFAKLHQLCETDTLNAFGDFYTQDVLLHPNGEDHQNIRNFMKTGWQGIEFKGQALEKK from the coding sequence ATGACGCTTGAAGACTTAATCGCCGCGCTGAATCGACACCCTGTGGATTTTAAACAAGTGATGGATGTTATTGATTCTGAATACAATTTCACTCCCACCGCTTTCAAAAATGGCGAATTATTAAATGAAGCCGACACCAATAACGGCTCGTGCAAAATTTTCGCTTTCGCTAAACTTCATCAACTATGTGAAACCGACACCTTAAATGCATTTGGTGATTTTTACACCCAAGATGTGCTACTCCATCCAAATGGCGAAGATCATCAAAACATTCGTAACTTTATGAAAACCGGCTGGCAAGGTATTGAATTTAAAGGACAAGCACTGGAAAAGAAGTAA
- a CDS encoding outer membrane beta-barrel protein, whose protein sequence is MKSNLILGGVLSLGLIISAPVLAAEKWYVGLGLGSAGYEDNAEKNLDSMWTYHESNLESLGIAEIEQKPSGVFNIYAGQWLTDSQGFEFGYLGVNSVESDGTTESWNYAVRYDLDGSTDVFYAAALLASKFENKSRLYAKLGFYHATTTEKVKISGRDTGIQIYSNSENNSNLGFLLGFGYNYEINEKFGFRANYDYFPSALDGDLYEGNISALTLSLNYKLD, encoded by the coding sequence ATGAAAAGTAATTTGATTTTGGGTGGTGTTTTGTCTCTTGGCTTAATAATCTCGGCTCCTGTGTTAGCTGCTGAAAAATGGTATGTTGGTTTGGGTTTAGGTTCTGCCGGGTATGAAGATAATGCTGAGAAGAATTTAGATAGTATGTGGACATATCATGAAAGCAATTTAGAGTCTCTAGGTATAGCGGAAATTGAGCAAAAGCCTTCTGGAGTTTTTAACATCTATGCTGGTCAATGGTTAACAGACTCACAAGGATTTGAGTTTGGCTATTTGGGGGTTAATAGTGTTGAATCTGATGGTACAACTGAAAGCTGGAATTACGCTGTTCGGTACGATCTAGATGGCTCTACGGATGTCTTTTATGCGGCTGCACTGCTAGCCAGCAAATTTGAAAATAAGTCTAGGTTATACGCGAAGTTAGGGTTTTATCATGCAACCACAACTGAAAAAGTAAAAATTAGTGGCCGTGATACAGGCATTCAAATTTATAGTAATTCAGAGAATAATAGTAACCTTGGTTTTTTACTTGGGTTTGGTTATAACTATGAGATAAATGAGAAGTTTGGCTTTAGAGCAAATTACGACTATTTTCCTTCAGCGCTTGATGGTGATTTGTACGAAGGCAACATTTCAGCCTTAACACTTAGTTTGAACTACAAGCTTGATTAA
- a CDS encoding HAD family hydrolase codes for MATLEALLFDVDGTLADTEKDGHRVAFNMAFKDEGLDWEWSEALYGELLAVTGGKERIKYYLEKFNTDFEKPANFDEFVKGLHASKTNFYTLLMAEGKIPLRPGVERLINEARDAGMRIAIVTTTTPENVTALLSNTLGGESIKWFEVIAAGDIVPAKKPAPDIYDWALEQMNLKPEQAIAFEDSRNGILSSKAANLKTIITINGYTAEDDFSEAELVLDQMGEPDQPFQVLSGDANGQTYLDLALVKYVHQA; via the coding sequence ATGGCTACATTAGAAGCCTTATTGTTTGATGTGGACGGAACCCTAGCGGATACCGAAAAAGACGGGCACCGTGTCGCCTTTAATATGGCCTTTAAAGATGAAGGACTGGATTGGGAATGGAGCGAAGCTTTATACGGTGAACTGTTAGCGGTGACCGGCGGTAAAGAGCGTATCAAGTATTATCTTGAAAAATTTAATACCGACTTTGAAAAGCCCGCTAACTTTGACGAGTTTGTTAAAGGTTTGCATGCCTCTAAAACCAATTTTTACACCCTGTTAATGGCCGAAGGCAAGATTCCTTTACGTCCAGGTGTCGAGCGATTAATTAACGAAGCACGTGACGCGGGTATGCGTATTGCGATTGTTACCACTACCACACCCGAAAACGTCACCGCTTTGTTATCAAATACTTTGGGTGGCGAATCGATCAAGTGGTTTGAAGTGATTGCGGCAGGCGATATCGTACCAGCCAAAAAACCAGCGCCAGATATTTACGATTGGGCATTAGAACAAATGAATTTAAAGCCAGAGCAGGCGATCGCGTTTGAAGATTCACGTAATGGCATATTGTCTTCTAAAGCTGCAAATTTGAAAACGATTATTACCATTAATGGCTACACCGCCGAAGATGATTTCTCAGAAGCCGAATTGGTACTAGATCAAATGGGCGAGCCAGATCAACCTTTTCAAGTGTTGTCGGGCGATGCAAATGGCCAAACTTATCTAGACTTAGCCCTAGTCAAGTACGTCCACCAAGCTTAA
- the dksA gene encoding RNA polymerase-binding protein DksA, with product MEQSSSFIEDYPPYVPEEGEEYMSANMKAHFRNKLLAWKKQLINEAETTVTHLRSDSSTPADPNDRATQEEEFALELRTRDRERKLISKIDKSLKEIETGDYGYCKISGDEIGLGRMEARPTADMTVEMKRQQEIREKQGVA from the coding sequence ATGGAACAGTCAAGCAGCTTTATTGAAGATTATCCTCCCTATGTTCCAGAGGAAGGTGAAGAATACATGAGTGCGAACATGAAAGCGCATTTTCGTAACAAGCTTTTAGCGTGGAAAAAACAATTAATTAATGAAGCGGAAACAACCGTAACCCATTTGCGAAGTGATTCTTCCACCCCAGCCGATCCTAACGATCGTGCGACCCAAGAAGAAGAATTTGCGTTGGAATTGCGTACACGTGATCGTGAACGTAAATTGATTTCCAAAATTGATAAATCGCTGAAAGAAATTGAAACTGGTGATTACGGTTATTGCAAAATCAGTGGTGACGAAATTGGTTTAGGCCGCATGGAAGCGCGCCCTACCGCTGATATGACTGTTGAAATGAAGCGTCAACAAGAGATTCGTGAAAAACAAGGCGTTGCATAA
- the gluQRS gene encoding tRNA glutamyl-Q(34) synthetase GluQRS, which produces MTYVGRFAPTPSGPLHFGSLIAATASFLDAKSNQGLWLVRIDDVDTPRVVTASISQILHQLDAFGFEWDRDVLYQSQSQSQSQSRYVQALDQLIQQQHAFCCDCTRKQIFARNPDGLYDGYCRDRGLTPSDQYAVRFKVPNDVMSLTDLIQGDRSINPSKDLGDFVLKRRDGYMGYHLACAVDDLAQGVTHVIRGSDLLQSCFAQTLICQALADKSLKYGHHPVAVTPQQIKYSKSAHSPAIDTNQAVMQIWQVLDFLNQSPPLELKYASLNEIWRWAITHWDLHKVPAKGMIEV; this is translated from the coding sequence ATGACGTATGTCGGACGGTTTGCCCCGACCCCATCGGGGCCGCTTCATTTTGGTTCACTCATTGCCGCCACCGCCAGTTTTCTGGATGCTAAATCGAATCAGGGTTTATGGTTAGTCCGTATTGACGATGTCGATACACCTAGAGTTGTGACCGCTTCCATATCGCAGATCCTGCATCAACTTGACGCCTTTGGGTTTGAATGGGATCGTGATGTTTTATACCAGTCTCAATCCCAATCCCAATCTCAATCCCGCTATGTTCAGGCATTAGACCAACTCATTCAGCAACAACACGCCTTTTGTTGCGATTGCACACGCAAACAAATTTTCGCGCGCAACCCAGACGGCCTGTATGACGGTTATTGCCGTGATCGTGGCTTAACGCCATCCGATCAATATGCGGTTCGGTTTAAAGTGCCAAATGATGTTATGAGCCTAACGGATTTAATTCAGGGCGATCGAAGCATCAATCCTTCAAAAGACTTGGGCGATTTTGTATTAAAGCGCCGCGATGGTTATATGGGTTATCATTTGGCCTGTGCAGTGGACGATTTGGCGCAAGGCGTGACGCATGTGATTCGCGGTTCGGATTTATTGCAAAGCTGTTTCGCCCAAACCTTAATTTGCCAAGCCTTGGCTGACAAATCACTAAAGTACGGCCACCACCCGGTTGCGGTTACGCCACAGCAGATAAAATATAGCAAATCGGCACACAGCCCAGCGATTGATACAAACCAAGCGGTTATGCAAATATGGCAAGTATTAGACTTTTTAAATCAATCCCCGCCTTTAGAATTAAAATACGCCAGCTTAAATGAAATTTGGCGCTGGGCGATAACCCACTGGGATTTACATAAGGTTCCCGCAAAAGGCATGATCGAAGTATGA
- a CDS encoding AAA family ATPase encodes MSITSINQANQALINWLSEPTNFSENCEQVQRIETHISCVFLTGQYAYKLKKRVNFGFLDFTQLAQRQRFCEMEVELNRRTAPQLYLGVVPVYQHPQQPDQISWTQQPGLVVADYLVKMNQFDPEKVLSRYLLHTALSNSQVSQLALAIARLHQQAESIPAGDFLGSPACVLEPMTDNFPSLMALLDCPHLKTTQADFDCLALRNRLNQLELWTRNQHTLLAPMIEQRQQQGHVRACHGDLHLDNITLIDDQPVLFDGIEFNDQFRWIDTLSDLAFLLIDLDYRQKPALALSILNRYLQQTGDYAGLVLLRFYQTYRALVRAKITGLRYQQLDPESAEARYVLNTMVAYIDLAEHYAYLHQANPTLFIMQGISGSGKSYYAEQIHQQLGALVISSDRERKRLYGIQNTTRVSDAEKSVLYSPHMNQATHQALYQACQSALQSGLSVVADATFLQAKHRERFIEMAESAQRPYLIISLEPDEDLAEQRIAEREQLNQDPSDANAAVMRHQLHQYEAPLASEKSLRIKMGDALPLLKDYLDQPITSLVKEISG; translated from the coding sequence ATGAGCATTACCTCAATAAACCAGGCTAACCAAGCCCTAATTAATTGGCTGAGTGAGCCCACGAATTTTTCAGAAAATTGCGAACAGGTGCAGCGCATTGAAACTCATATTTCCTGTGTGTTTTTAACCGGTCAATATGCCTATAAACTCAAAAAACGCGTCAACTTTGGTTTTTTAGATTTTACTCAGCTGGCACAGCGCCAACGATTTTGTGAGATGGAGGTCGAACTAAATCGTCGCACCGCACCTCAGCTTTATTTAGGCGTGGTTCCAGTTTATCAACACCCGCAACAACCCGATCAAATCAGTTGGACACAACAACCAGGCCTGGTGGTAGCCGATTACTTGGTCAAGATGAATCAATTTGATCCCGAAAAAGTGCTCAGCCGTTATTTGCTACACACGGCCTTATCGAATTCACAAGTCAGTCAATTAGCCTTGGCCATCGCTCGACTCCACCAACAAGCTGAATCTATCCCGGCGGGCGATTTTTTAGGCTCGCCAGCTTGTGTATTGGAACCCATGACGGATAACTTCCCTTCTCTTATGGCTTTGTTGGATTGCCCGCACCTTAAAACCACACAGGCTGATTTCGACTGCCTAGCCTTACGCAACCGACTCAACCAATTAGAACTTTGGACTCGCAACCAGCACACGCTATTAGCCCCAATGATTGAGCAACGTCAACAACAAGGCCATGTGCGTGCTTGTCATGGCGATTTGCACCTCGACAACATTACGCTGATTGACGATCAACCCGTGTTATTTGACGGCATCGAATTTAACGATCAATTTCGTTGGATTGATACCTTAAGTGACCTGGCTTTCTTGTTGATTGATTTGGATTATCGTCAAAAACCCGCGCTGGCCTTATCAATATTAAATCGCTACTTACAACAAACTGGCGATTATGCAGGCCTGGTGCTTTTGCGTTTTTATCAAACCTATCGCGCGTTAGTGCGTGCCAAAATCACCGGTTTACGTTATCAACAACTCGATCCAGAATCCGCCGAAGCGCGTTATGTTTTAAACACCATGGTGGCTTATATTGATTTAGCCGAACACTATGCCTATTTGCACCAAGCTAACCCCACCCTGTTTATTATGCAAGGCATATCGGGCTCGGGCAAAAGTTACTATGCCGAACAAATTCATCAGCAACTCGGCGCCTTGGTGATCAGTTCGGATCGCGAACGTAAACGCCTATATGGCATCCAAAACACTACACGAGTTTCAGATGCTGAAAAATCCGTTTTATACAGTCCGCATATGAATCAAGCCACTCATCAAGCCTTATACCAGGCCTGCCAATCAGCTTTACAATCGGGATTAAGCGTGGTGGCCGACGCGACCTTTTTGCAAGCCAAACACCGTGAACGTTTTATCGAAATGGCTGAATCAGCTCAACGCCCTTATTTAATTATCAGCCTAGAACCGGATGAAGATTTAGCTGAACAGCGGATTGCAGAGCGCGAACAACTCAACCAAGATCCTTCTGATGCCAATGCGGCTGTCATGCGTCATCAACTTCACCAGTACGAAGCGCCCTTAGCCAGCGAAAAATCTCTCAGGATTAAAATGGGTGACGCGTTACCCTTGCTTAAGGATTATCTAGATCAGCCGATAACGTCTTTAGTTAAAGAAATTAGTGGATGA